In one Pseudomonas sp. 31-12 genomic region, the following are encoded:
- a CDS encoding F0F1 ATP synthase subunit delta: MAELTTLARPYAKAAFEHAQAHQQLASWSAMLGLAAAVSQDDTMQRVLKAPRLTSADKAATFIDVCGDKFDAKAQNFIHVVAENDRLPLLPEIAALFDLYKAEQEKSVDVEVTSAFALNQEQQDKLAKVLSARLNREVRLQVEEDKSLIGGIVIRAGDLVIDGSVRGKLASLAEALKS, translated from the coding sequence ATGGCAGAATTGACCACGTTGGCCCGACCTTACGCTAAGGCAGCCTTCGAGCACGCCCAGGCCCACCAGCAACTGGCCTCTTGGTCAGCCATGCTCGGCCTGGCTGCAGCAGTGTCGCAAGATGACACCATGCAGCGCGTGCTCAAGGCCCCGCGACTGACGAGCGCAGACAAGGCCGCCACGTTTATTGACGTGTGCGGCGACAAGTTTGATGCCAAGGCACAGAACTTCATTCACGTCGTTGCCGAAAACGACCGTCTCCCGCTTCTGCCGGAGATCGCCGCTCTGTTTGACCTGTACAAGGCTGAACAAGAGAAATCGGTAGACGTTGAAGTAACCAGTGCTTTTGCATTGAACCAAGAACAGCAAGACAAACTCGCCAAGGTTCTCAGTGCACGACTCAACCGGGAAGTGCGCCTGCAAGTCGAGGAAGACAAATCCCTTATTGGGGGCATTGTCATCCGCGCCGGCGACCTGGTTATCGATGGCTCGGTTCGCGGCAAACTCGCGAGCCTTGCCGAAGCATTGAAATCTTGA
- a CDS encoding F0F1 ATP synthase subunit B, which produces MNINATLIGQSVAFFIFVLFCMKFVWPPVIAALHERQKKIADGLDAAARAARDLELAQDKAGQQLREAKAQAAEIIEQAKKRGNQIVEEAVEKARIDADRVKVQAQAEIEQELNSVKDALRAQLGNLAVSGAEKILGSTIDQNAHAELVNKLAAEI; this is translated from the coding sequence GTGAACATTAATGCAACCCTGATTGGCCAGTCCGTTGCGTTCTTCATTTTTGTACTGTTTTGCATGAAGTTCGTGTGGCCTCCGGTCATCGCGGCTTTGCACGAACGTCAGAAGAAGATCGCGGATGGACTGGACGCTGCCGCCCGAGCAGCTCGCGACCTGGAGCTGGCCCAAGATAAAGCGGGTCAGCAACTGCGCGAAGCAAAAGCTCAGGCAGCCGAAATCATTGAGCAAGCCAAGAAACGCGGTAACCAGATCGTTGAAGAGGCTGTTGAAAAAGCCCGTATCGACGCTGACCGTGTGAAGGTTCAGGCTCAGGCCGAGATCGAGCAGGAACTGAACAGTGTCAAAGACGCGCTGCGTGCCCAACTGGGTAACCTGGCAGTCTCTGGCGCCGAGAAGATCCTGGGTTCCACAATCGATCAAAACGCGCACGCGGAGCTGGTAAACAAACTGGCTGCTGAAATTTAA
- the atpB gene encoding F0F1 ATP synthase subunit A codes for MAETTASGYIQHHLQNLTFGQHPTGGWGFAHTAAEAKEMGFWAFHVDTLGWSVALGLIFVLLFRMAAKKATSGQPGALQNFVEVLVEFVDGSVKDSFHGRSPVIAPLALTIFVWVFLMNAVDLIPVDWIPQLAILITGDAHIPFRAVSTTDPNATLGMALSVFALIIFYSIKVKGIGGFIGELTLHPFGSKNIFVQALLIPVNFLLEFVTLIAKPISLALRLFGNMYAGELVFILIAVMFGSGLLWLSGLGVVLQWAWAVFHILIITLQAFIFMMLTIVYLSMAHEENH; via the coding sequence GCAGAACCTGACCTTCGGTCAGCACCCAACTGGCGGGTGGGGTTTTGCCCACACCGCAGCAGAAGCCAAAGAAATGGGCTTCTGGGCTTTCCACGTCGATACCCTCGGCTGGTCGGTCGCGTTGGGTCTGATCTTCGTTCTTCTTTTCCGCATGGCGGCTAAGAAGGCGACTTCCGGTCAGCCTGGTGCTTTGCAGAACTTCGTTGAAGTATTGGTCGAATTCGTCGATGGCAGCGTGAAAGACAGCTTCCATGGCCGTAGCCCGGTGATCGCACCGTTGGCACTGACCATCTTCGTCTGGGTCTTCCTGATGAACGCCGTCGACCTTATCCCGGTCGACTGGATTCCTCAGCTGGCCATCCTGATCACTGGCGATGCGCACATTCCTTTCCGTGCCGTTTCGACCACTGACCCGAACGCTACCCTGGGCATGGCCCTGTCGGTGTTCGCGTTGATCATTTTCTACAGCATCAAGGTCAAGGGCATCGGCGGCTTCATCGGCGAGCTGACTCTGCACCCGTTCGGCAGCAAGAACATCTTCGTTCAAGCCCTGCTGATTCCGGTGAACTTCCTGCTGGAGTTCGTGACACTGATCGCCAAGCCTATCTCGCTGGCACTGCGTCTGTTCGGCAACATGTACGCCGGCGAACTGGTCTTCATTCTGATTGCTGTTATGTTCGGCAGCGGTCTGCTCTGGCTTAGCGGCCTGGGCGTAGTTCTGCAGTGGGCGTGGGCTGTGTTCCACATCCTTATCATCACCCTGCAGGCGTTTATCTTCATGATGCTGACCATCGTTTACCTGTCGATGGCGCACGAAGAGAACCATTAA
- the atpE gene encoding F0F1 ATP synthase subunit C: METVVGLTAIAVALLIGLGALGTAIGFGLLGGKFLEGAARQPEMVPMLQVKMFIVAGLLDAVTMIGVGIALFFTFANPFVGQLAG, from the coding sequence ATGGAAACTGTAGTTGGTCTAACCGCTATCGCTGTTGCACTGTTGATCGGCCTGGGCGCACTGGGTACCGCAATTGGTTTCGGCCTGTTGGGCGGCAAGTTCCTGGAAGGCGCAGCGCGTCAGCCAGAAATGGTTCCAATGCTGCAAGTTAAAATGTTCATCGTTGCCGGTCTGCTCGACGCCGTAACCATGATCGGTGTTGGTATCGCTCTGTTCTTCACTTTCGCGAACCCATTCGTTGGTCAACTCGCTGGCTAA